The DNA sequence ACACCGCCGATGTCAATACGGAGCGGACGTTCGCCGCACTCAAGGAGCGCTTTCCGCGCTGGGACTTGGTGCGAGACGCCGATGTGGCAGACATTGAGCAGACCATTGCTTTGGGTGGACTGGCGCACACCAAAGCGCCGCGTATCAAGCGCATTCTGCAGGAACTGAGTCCTCCCGGCGCTCCGCCTGAGCTCGGCGACCTCTCTGCCTTGACCGATACCGAGGCTCAGCGGCTGCTCATGCGCCTATCGGGAGTCGGCCCCAAGACCGCCGCCTGCGTTCTTCTCTTCTCCCTTGGACGGCCGGTGATGCCGGTCGATACGCACGTTCACCGCGTGGCTCGTCGCCTGGGTCTGATCGCCGCCACGGTGACGGCCGAGCAGGCTCACCCCGAGCTCACCGCGCTGGCCGGTCCGGATCCGCGCGACGTGTACGCAGCGCACGTGGGGTTCGTGCGTCACGGGCGCCGCGTCTGTCACGCCCGGCGCCCGTGCTGCACGGAGTGTGTACTCGCCCCGCTCTGTCCTTCCGCGGGGCTTGCGTAGGCCGGCTCGCTGCCGCCGTGCGCCGTCAGGCTCCGGGGCTCGGCGTCGGGTGGTCGCCGGTGTCGGTGGTCTGCGAGGGGTTCTTCTCGGAAGTGTCGGCATCGTCGTGGAGTGTTCCCTCGCTCGTCCGCCGGCG is a window from the Thermoleophilia bacterium genome containing:
- the nth gene encoding endonuclease III, which encodes MQTGAERRARLRALVELLDEVYGRPVLEPRYEPLDELIFTVLSQNTADVNTERTFAALKERFPRWDLVRDADVADIEQTIALGGLAHTKAPRIKRILQELSPPGAPPELGDLSALTDTEAQRLLMRLSGVGPKTAACVLLFSLGRPVMPVDTHVHRVARRLGLIAATVTAEQAHPELTALAGPDPRDVYAAHVGFVRHGRRVCHARRPCCTECVLAPLCPSAGLA